From a region of the Nonlabens dokdonensis DSW-6 genome:
- a CDS encoding type III pantothenate kinase, translating into MILVIDIGNTSIKLSVMDHLNVYKLIRSDVSTFTNEILNLKQVYPDIKEVAYCNVGDFPYELKEFLKVNFEVVFEINHQIKLPFNNRYESLTLGNDRIALVAGGLFTEGNNTPLLVIDAGTCVTYDFIDSDKNYFGGAISPGLQLRYQSLHNFTENLPLLKPQPTKNITGYNTETSIHSGVVLGMTLELKGAIKQYRKAHKDLKVLITGGDSELLVKQLKNRFFATPFLMLYGIYNLYLFNKNL; encoded by the coding sequence ATGATATTAGTAATTGACATAGGTAATACTTCCATAAAACTGTCTGTAATGGATCATTTAAACGTGTATAAACTTATACGCTCAGATGTATCTACATTCACAAATGAGATTTTAAATCTTAAGCAAGTTTATCCAGATATTAAAGAAGTTGCTTATTGCAATGTAGGAGATTTTCCATACGAACTAAAAGAATTCTTAAAAGTAAATTTTGAAGTAGTTTTTGAGATTAATCATCAAATAAAACTTCCATTTAACAATCGTTATGAAAGCTTAACATTGGGTAACGACCGTATAGCTCTTGTTGCTGGAGGCTTGTTTACCGAAGGCAACAACACACCGCTACTAGTCATAGACGCTGGTACTTGCGTTACTTACGACTTTATAGATAGTGATAAAAACTACTTTGGCGGAGCTATTTCCCCAGGATTACAGTTGCGTTATCAATCGCTTCATAATTTTACAGAAAACCTACCGTTATTAAAACCTCAACCCACTAAAAATATTACAGGTTACAATACCGAAACCTCGATACACAGTGGAGTTGTACTCGGAATGACCCTTGAATTAAAAGGAGCCATAAAACAATATAGAAAAGCACATAAAGACCTAAAAGTATTAATAACTGGAGGCGATAGCGAGCTATTGGTAAAACAACTAAAAAACCGTTTCTTTGCCACGCCTTTTTTGATGCTTTACGGCATCTATAATTTATACCTATTTAATAAGAACCTATGA